The following proteins are encoded in a genomic region of Brachionichthys hirsutus isolate HB-005 chromosome 14, CSIRO-AGI_Bhir_v1, whole genome shotgun sequence:
- the LOC137903599 gene encoding E3 ubiquitin-protein ligase TRIM63-like — MESLEKQLICPICLEMFTKPVVILPCQHNLCRKCANDVFQASNPYLSTRSGSTVTSGGRFRCPSCRHEVILDRHGVYGLQRNLLVENIIDMYKQGSTSRPVPEVKQQQPMCEDHEEEKINIYCVTHAVPTCSLCKVFGGHKDCEVAPLDNVFQSQKTELTDCVSMLVGNNERIQAVIVQLEETCRAVDANGSRQKSKVCEVFDHLYALLEERKGEMILRINTEQEEKLDYIRGLRKNHQDHMENTAKLLENVIQTLDEAEMAVFLQTAKPLLQKIVEGTDTSHLDKIQNGYENMDHLSANFERQRRALMNIDFIKVYEDDDDDDDEMEALEVRTSRPGSRVEQQPQHTAGLSANQQPSLSPAQSAGVQLLAPPPQRVSEAPPLSPAQSKSPAPSSMSPAPPPVPAPTTSTTPQVQSDQQNETGDTEGPKHVFSFSWLNQK; from the exons ATGGAGAGCCTGGAGAAGCAGCTCATTTGTCCCATCTGTCTGGAGATGTTCACCAAGCCGGTGGTGATCCTGCCCTGCCAGCACAACCTCTGCCGCAAGTGTGCCAACGACGTCTTCCAG GCATCTAATCCCTACCTGTCGACAAGGAGCGGCTCTACGGTGACGTCCGGGGGTCGTTTCCGGTGCCCATCCTGCCGGCATGAGGTGATTCTGGATCGGCACGGGGTTTACGGACTGCAGAGGAACCTGCTGGTGGAGAACATCATTGACATGTACAAGCAGGGCAGCACCAG CAGACCTGTCCCGgaggtgaagcagcagcagccgatgTGTGAGGATCACGAGGAGGAGAAGATCAACATCTACTGCGTCACCCACGCCGTTCCGACCTGTTCTCTCTGTAAAGTCTTCGGAGGCCACAAAGACTGCGAGGTCGCTCCGCTGGACAACGTCTTCCAGTCGCAGAAG acAGAGTTGACCGACTGTGTCTCCATGTTAGTCGGGAACAACGAGAGGATTCAGGCCGTTATCGTTCAGCTGGAGGAAACCTGCAGAGCGGTGGAC GCGAATGGAAGCAGGCAGAAATCGAAGGTGTGCGAGGTGTTCGATCACCTGTAcgctctgctggaggagaggaaaggcgAAATGATTCTGAGGATCAACACCGAACAGGAGGAGAAGCTCGACTACATCCGAGGTCTGAGGAAGAATCACCAGGATCACATGGAGAACACCGCCAAGCTGCTGGAGAACGTCATCCAGACCCTGGACGAAGCCGAGATGGCCgtcttcctgcag ACTGCCAAGCCTCTTCTACAGAA GATTGTGGAGGGAACCGACACGTCTCACCTGGATAAAATTCAAAATGGCTACGAGAACATGGATCATTTGTCAGCTAACTTTGAGCGCCAGAGGAGGGCGCTGATGAACATCGACTTCAttaagg TTTACGAagacgacgatgatgacgatgatgaaatGGAAGCCCTGGAGGTCAGAACGTCAAGACCAGGAAGTCGCGTTGAGCAGCAGCCACAGCACACTGCAGgactctcagccaatcagcagccttCTCTGTCTCCTGCTCAGTCTGCAGGGGTTCAGCTtttagctccgccccctcagaGGGTCTCTgaggctccgcctctctccCCAGCACAAAGTAAAAGCCCCGCTCCATCGTCAATGAGCCCTGCACCACCCCCTGTCCCTGCccccaccaccagcaccaccccTCAG GTTCAGTCTGACCAGCAGAACGAGACGGGGGACACAGAGGGACCCAAACACgtcttctccttcagctggcTGAACCAGAAGTAA